ATTCTTTTCATTTGGTGCATCAACTTTTTTATTAGCGTctcttttatttcgattaatgtttaatttttcgTAAAGTACATCATTCTGAAAATCTTCAAGGTTCGGTCGACTACTGATAATGTGTTGATTGATTATAAATGCTTTCACAGCTCTTTCCATGCAGTCGGTACATTTTTGACAGTTAACATCGTTGAATACTAATTGTAATTCACTAATGACATTAACCAACGGTATCCCATTAAAGTTAAGAAGAAGCTTCTTATGTGCTGTCGGGTTGTGTCGAGTTTTAATGGAATGGTTCAATTTCGGTTCCCAATCTGGTTTAAAAAGCAAACGACCTGTTAAcaaaaaaagagttttaaatattgaaatggtATGGCAATTTGATAATGCACGGTTATGTATACTAAATCTGCTCAATTATTAACCACGAGAGGAACATCCGACCTTTTCCTCCACCAGCTGCTACTGCCATTAATTCTCCACCATTGATCCGTACGAGCAATATATAATCTGGTCCTTTGCTGTATGGTTTCAACTTATTATACTAAGTATAAACATATTAGATCGTCTTAATTTAAGGAAGATTTATTTGATCGTGAAGGATCTTATGgcagttaaattattattattttatttgtttacttaTAAAACTGATGGTAACAATCGATATTTCGACATCATATCCCAGATTCatgtacttatatttttttattagaagctTCAATGCATATATCTATCACcacaatttacataaaaatatttattgccaGTAAATATTTGcttagaaattaaaatatcatcgaTTGTGTCGATTGCTTTATTCGAAAACTAtttgtatgaaattaaataatattttacatactaatatgtaacctctatacgatttatGATATAGttaaatcttaaaagaggttaatatgttttAAAGGTGACATAAAtcgaaatttgaatattgaaaaacGAGAAGAAGGgacattagaaatattaaaacatttttgatcattgaaatataaaaagtgATCAAGCAATAGCTTTCAcctttataacatatttttaaaatttatatcataAATCGTATAGAAGTTACATATATATAAAGCTCTATTATTACCCGTAGTCACGGGTAAAAATAGCAGCAGTGTTATAAAATACATAGTTTGAGTTTCCTAATCTGTAGTACAATGTACGTCTCACCTAAAGCCGTAGGAAGTAAAATCGCGTAGAACAACAACGGACTCATTAGTTCCATTTGCTGCGTCGTCGTCTGAAGGTGTCTCTACTGCAGCAGACAATCTTCTTACTGAAGTGTGCTAACGAGCTTCGTTAGAGCAGCAGTTTTATAAAACGCGCCTTAACTCTCGCTGAGCTTAAAGTCGTTGAGTCCTGTTAGATTTTGTCAAGTACTGTTTTGGAATATAATGTTATAAGCTTACTTATTAAATCTATAATATAGTGCTATAttgtaaagaggaaagatttgtttgtttgtttgtttcgaataggctccgaaactactggaccgatttgaaaaattctttttccattagaagccgacattgtccctgatgaacataggctactttttttaattttttttttgtttttgtttttttgtttcatgtgtgttttaatttttccgaagcgaagcgagggcgggtcgctagcctATAATATAGTGCTACCAGAAATAATCAGTTTAATGGTTAACGTTGTGTGTTGTTGACATCATTTCAGTGGCGAGACAAACATGAATTTTAGCTTTTAGTACATAAGTTATTAGTACAGGAGTTAAGTGTATCAAAAAGCTACGCAATGTTATCGCGGTAGGAGTACGTCCTGTCATTATGCCTATTACCGCCGCTAGACAATGAAAAATACGCTACACATATAATTGATAGTTTaatctcgtgtctcaaggtgggcgaggACATTCACGTTATGAATGTCTATGGTCATCGGTACCCACTTAACAGTAGCTAGAACGCGAACTATTAAAACGTTAAGAAAGAAGCACATTAGGTTTTATCATGCATTACACCCAAACTCATGTATTCTCATCTTTAAgtt
Above is a window of Bombyx mori chromosome 21, ASM3026992v2 DNA encoding:
- the LOC119630132 gene encoding uncharacterized protein LOC119630132, giving the protein MELMSPLLFYAILLPTALGRLLFKPDWEPKLNHSIKTRHNPTAHKKLLLNFNGIPLVNVISELQLVFNDVNCQKCTDCMERAVKAFIINQHIISSRPNLEDFQNDVLYEKLNINRNKRDANKKVDAPNEKNTNKVKTKRTKANKITVTKYDVDGEVYALKVHETIHLKEKANNTITSCHVYGVKKSFPCETPEANSIVINLTRKRKANKTKKIKEKTIVVGTTNRIPAMFRKRQLDDSQIPEHFRTSIEDFY